From one Trifolium pratense cultivar HEN17-A07 linkage group LG1, ARS_RC_1.1, whole genome shotgun sequence genomic stretch:
- the LOC123906652 gene encoding monoacylglycerol lipase ABHD6-like, with the protein MLSRFSKCFSFAASRDWLYRHSFTVAGLRSVVTDLGDGTTMHCWIPKLHNPCKPSLVLVHGFGANAMWQYGEYLRHFITHFNLYVPDLLFFGGSFTSRPERTESFQALCLMKLMETHGVNRLSLVGISYGGFVGYSLAAQFPEVIEKLVLCCAGVCLEEIDMKNGLFKVSSLEEASSILLPQTPDKLRELMRLSFVRPARVVPSWFLEDFIHVMCTDHIEQKRELLEAILKDRQLSNLPKINKPTLIMWGEQDQVFPLELGYRLKRHIGENTQMVIIKNAGHALNIEKPKEFARHLKSFLIKGDSRPSSPPSLKEQIQKTFSFDFIRYWSGWGALAWGVALLLLEPIFETKLFAMLLIIFLLNSSLCFLFLNST; encoded by the exons ATGTTGTCAAGATTTTCAAAATGTTTCAGTTTTGCCGCTTCAAGAGACTGGTTATACCGCCACTCATTCACCGTCGCCGGTCTCCGGTCGGTGGTGACGGATCTCGGCGACGGAACCACCATGCATTGTTGGATACCAAAATTACATAACCCATGTAAACCATCACTTGTTCTTGTTCATGGTTTTGGCGCCAATGCAATGTGGCAATATGGTGAATATCTTCGTCATTTCATCACACACTTCAATTTGTATGTTCCTGATCTTCTTTTCTTTGGTGGATCTTTTACTTCAAGGCCAGAGAGGACTGAATCTTTTCAAGCTTTGTGTTTGATGAAGCTTATGGAGACTCATGGTGTTAATAGATTGAGCTTGGTTGGGATAAGCTATGGTGGATTTGTGGGGTATAGTTTGGCTGCTCAGTTTCCTGAGGTGATTGAGAAGTTGGTTTTGTGTTGTGCTGGTGTTTGTTTGGAGGAAATTGATATGAAAAATGGGTTGTTTAAGGTTTCTAGTTTGGAGGAAGCTTCTAGTATTTTGTTACCTCAAACTCCTGATAAGCTTAGGGAATTGATGAGGTTGTCTTTTGTTAGGCCTGCTAGGGTTGTTCCTTCTTGGTTCCTTGAAGATTTCATTCAT GTAATGTGCACAGATCACATTGAGCAGAAGAGAGAGTTGCTTGAGGCAATACTAAAAGATAGACAACTCTCCAACCTTCCAAAAATCAATAAG CCTACATTAATCATGTGGGGAGAGCAAGATCAGGTATTCCCTCTGGAATTAGGCTACAGATTAAAAAG GCATATAGGTGAAAATACTCAAATGGTGATCATCAAGAATGCAGGACATGCATTGAACATTGAAAAGCCTAAAGAGTTTGCTAGGCATTTGAAATCATTCCTCATCAAAGGAGATTCGCGCCCTTCCTCGCCACCTTCTTTGAAAGAGCAAATCCAGAAGACATTTTCGTTCGATTTCA TTAGGTATTGGTCAGGCTGGGGTGCTTTGGCATGGGGTGTTGCTCTATTATTATTGGAGCCAATATTCGAAACCAAATTGTTTGCAATGCTTCTCATCATCTTTCTTCTAAATTCCTCTCTTTGTTTCCTCTTTCTAAATAGTACTTAG